The Kordia sp. SMS9 genome window below encodes:
- the hemL gene encoding glutamate-1-semialdehyde 2,1-aminomutase, translating to MEYKRSSALFAEAQKVIPGGVNSPVRAFKAVGGTPVFVKEAKGAYIIDEDDKKYIEYINSWGPMILGHAHKPVIDAVIDKAKKGTSFGMPTEIETKIAELAVSMVPNIDMIRFVNSGTEACMSAVRLARGFTGKDKMIKFAGCYHGHSDAFLIQAGSGAITFGSPNSPGVTQGTAKDTLLARFNDLEHVKQIISENEGEIACIIVEPVAGNMGCIPPVEGFLEGLREVCDAHHILLVFDEVMTGFRLAKGGVQELLGVHADIVCFGKVIGGGLPVGAFASRKEIMSHLAPLGPVYQAGTLSGNPLAMAAGLAMLEELNKGDVFTSLQQKTAYLHEGIANVLTEAGVTHQINRIGSMISVHFCDEAVIDFASSAKGNNDSFKKFFHGLLDRGIYIAPSAFESWFLSDALSYEDLDKTIQAIKEVAPEL from the coding sequence ATGGAATATAAACGAAGCAGTGCATTGTTTGCCGAAGCTCAAAAAGTGATTCCTGGTGGTGTAAACTCACCAGTTCGCGCGTTTAAAGCCGTTGGTGGTACACCAGTTTTCGTAAAAGAAGCCAAAGGCGCATATATTATTGATGAAGATGACAAGAAATATATTGAATATATCAATTCTTGGGGACCTATGATTTTAGGGCATGCGCACAAACCTGTGATTGATGCCGTTATAGACAAAGCCAAAAAAGGAACTTCCTTTGGAATGCCTACCGAGATTGAAACCAAGATTGCCGAATTGGCCGTTTCCATGGTGCCAAATATTGATATGATTCGTTTTGTAAATAGCGGAACAGAAGCGTGTATGAGTGCCGTTCGTTTGGCAAGAGGATTTACAGGGAAAGATAAAATGATCAAGTTTGCAGGGTGTTATCACGGACATAGCGATGCTTTTTTGATTCAAGCAGGAAGTGGCGCTATAACTTTTGGAAGTCCCAACAGTCCTGGTGTTACCCAAGGAACTGCGAAAGATACCTTGTTGGCACGCTTTAACGATTTGGAACATGTGAAGCAAATTATTTCTGAAAACGAAGGCGAAATTGCCTGTATTATTGTAGAGCCTGTTGCGGGAAATATGGGATGTATTCCTCCTGTAGAAGGCTTTTTAGAAGGCTTACGCGAAGTATGTGATGCACATCATATTTTGTTAGTTTTTGATGAGGTCATGACAGGATTCCGATTGGCAAAAGGTGGCGTGCAAGAATTACTAGGCGTACATGCGGATATTGTGTGTTTTGGAAAAGTAATTGGTGGCGGATTGCCTGTGGGCGCTTTTGCATCTCGTAAAGAAATTATGAGTCATCTCGCACCATTGGGACCTGTGTATCAAGCAGGAACTTTGAGTGGAAATCCACTTGCAATGGCAGCAGGATTGGCAATGTTAGAAGAGTTGAATAAAGGAGATGTTTTTACAAGTTTGCAGCAAAAAACTGCGTACTTGCATGAAGGAATCGCGAACGTATTGACGGAAGCTGGCGTTACACATCAAATTAATAGAATTGGTTCTATGATTTCTGTACATTTTTGTGATGAAGCTGTGATTGATTTTGCTTCTTCGGCGAAAGGAAACAACGATTCGTTCAAGAAATTTTTCCACGGGTTGTTAGACAGAGGCATTTATATTGCGCCATCTGCGTTTGAAAGTTGGTTTTTATCAGACGCCTTATCGTATGAAGATTTGGACAAAACCATTCAGGCAATTAAAGAAGTTGCTCCAGAATTGTAA
- a CDS encoding ATP-binding cassette domain-containing protein yields MLEVDNIEKYFGNVQLLYGVYLKAAPGKVTGILGSNGCGKSTLLKIIFGTMKSKYKLIKLDGRIIQKKLYTTGLVKYLPQHNFIPDFMSIRKALQLYKVSEAAFQAFFIEDDFDLSQKFGHLSGGQRRIVEVFLTIKTPSRVILLDEPFSHISPIQIEAIKKLIHTEKQQKIIVITDHFYRDITDVSDEIYLIKNGSSKHIQQLSELEDYKYISVGSFF; encoded by the coding sequence ATGCTTGAAGTAGACAACATAGAAAAATATTTTGGAAACGTTCAGCTATTGTATGGCGTGTATTTGAAAGCAGCACCAGGAAAAGTCACAGGAATTTTAGGTAGTAATGGTTGTGGCAAAAGCACCTTACTGAAAATTATTTTTGGCACAATGAAATCAAAATATAAGTTGATCAAGCTTGATGGTCGCATTATTCAGAAAAAGCTCTATACCACAGGATTGGTAAAGTATCTGCCACAGCACAATTTTATTCCTGATTTTATGTCCATTCGCAAGGCATTGCAATTATACAAGGTTTCAGAAGCAGCTTTTCAAGCATTTTTTATAGAGGATGATTTTGACTTGTCACAGAAATTTGGACATCTTTCTGGCGGACAGCGACGCATTGTGGAAGTTTTTCTCACCATCAAAACACCAAGTCGTGTCATTCTGCTCGACGAACCATTTTCACATATTTCTCCTATACAGATAGAAGCTATCAAAAAGCTAATTCACACAGAAAAACAACAAAAAATCATTGTCATCACCGATCATTTTTACAGAGATATTACCGACGTTTCAGATGAGATTTACCTAATTAAAAACGGAAGTTCTAAGCATATTCAGCAATTGAGCGAGTTGGAAGATTATAAATATATTTCTGTGGGGAGTTTTTTTTAA
- a CDS encoding GDYXXLXY domain-containing protein has translation MKKTHIYLLFGLMVIAQIAASAQIVYKYEITISAGNVYKFKTAPIDPSDPFRGKYIVLNFEMDSFKTNDDDWTYNDTAYLYLSKDEHGFAYPETISKTKLVNNSSDYIEVQIGSYYNGKVHFELPFDTYYMEESKALDAELLYREYQRLGLQQEMYAVVHIENGTHVLTDVIANGVSIKDAVAK, from the coding sequence ATGAAAAAAACACATATATACCTTCTTTTTGGCTTGATGGTGATTGCACAAATTGCCGCTTCTGCACAAATTGTATACAAATACGAAATCACTATTTCAGCTGGAAACGTTTACAAATTCAAAACGGCTCCTATAGATCCAAGTGATCCATTTCGTGGAAAATACATCGTATTAAATTTTGAGATGGATTCCTTTAAAACGAATGATGACGATTGGACATACAATGATACTGCTTACCTCTATCTTTCAAAAGACGAACATGGTTTTGCGTATCCGGAAACTATCTCTAAAACTAAATTAGTCAATAATTCTAGTGACTATATTGAAGTGCAAATTGGAAGCTATTACAACGGAAAAGTTCATTTTGAACTGCCTTTTGACACGTATTACATGGAAGAATCAAAAGCTTTAGATGCGGAATTGTTATACCGAGAATACCAAAGACTTGGATTGCAACAAGAAATGTATGCGGTTGTGCATATCGAAAACGGCACACATGTATTGACCGATGTTATTGCGAATGGGGTTTCTATCAAAGATGCGGTAGCAAAATAG
- a CDS encoding DUF2157 domain-containing protein produces MSSKITRALPELVENGIITAETAQKITAYYEKPASENSNKLFIIFGILGATLVGLGIILIMAHNWDDLPKFVKLILAFLPMLIGQAGLAYSIVKNKGMVWKETATVFLFFSVGACIALVSQIYHISGNLESFLLAWIILCAPLLYLTKSKAAIFLHLIFCTYYAIVTGYGFNVKTSPLFYFALLSTCIPRYLELMKQKTPSAATFILHWLFPISLLISLPVCVEQSPQITYILYMTVFGLLFNIGQLSYFKNTSLLQNGYKVTGTIGTLILLLILSFHGVWDFAFQNNFIGMIEVISVGVFFIAAGITFLMSRQQQNTKMPNVLQLIFFVFGIIFLIGASDTITATVLVNILLFVIGIMQIKLGTDKLHFGFLNLGMLIIAALIVCRFYDTDINFAIRGIIFVSIGIGFFITNYIMYKKQQIKK; encoded by the coding sequence ATGAGTTCAAAAATCACAAGAGCGTTGCCAGAATTGGTAGAAAATGGCATCATTACAGCCGAAACCGCTCAAAAAATAACCGCATATTACGAAAAACCAGCCTCCGAAAATTCTAATAAATTATTTATCATTTTTGGAATTTTAGGTGCTACATTAGTCGGATTGGGTATTATCCTCATCATGGCACACAACTGGGACGATTTGCCAAAATTCGTCAAATTAATCCTCGCCTTTCTCCCAATGCTCATTGGACAAGCTGGACTGGCATATAGCATTGTAAAAAATAAAGGCATGGTTTGGAAAGAAACCGCTACGGTATTTTTATTTTTCTCCGTTGGCGCGTGTATTGCGTTGGTCAGTCAGATATATCATATTTCTGGCAATTTGGAATCTTTTCTATTGGCTTGGATTATTTTGTGCGCGCCACTACTCTACCTAACCAAATCGAAAGCCGCCATCTTTTTGCATCTTATTTTCTGCACCTATTACGCCATTGTAACAGGATACGGATTTAATGTAAAAACTTCCCCATTATTCTATTTTGCTTTGTTATCTACCTGTATTCCAAGATATTTGGAACTTATGAAACAGAAAACACCTTCAGCAGCAACTTTTATATTGCATTGGTTGTTTCCGATAAGTTTACTGATTTCGTTACCCGTTTGTGTAGAACAAAGTCCGCAAATCACCTACATATTATACATGACTGTATTTGGATTGTTGTTCAATATAGGACAGTTGTCATATTTTAAAAACACCTCATTATTGCAGAATGGATATAAAGTTACTGGTACTATTGGAACGCTAATTTTACTCCTTATATTAAGCTTTCATGGTGTTTGGGATTTTGCATTTCAAAATAATTTTATAGGTATGATTGAAGTGATTAGTGTCGGTGTATTCTTTATAGCTGCTGGTATTACTTTCTTAATGAGTAGACAACAACAAAACACCAAGATGCCAAATGTATTACAGCTTATTTTCTTTGTGTTTGGAATTATCTTTTTGATTGGAGCATCTGATACGATTACGGCTACTGTTTTAGTGAATATTTTACTTTTCGTGATTGGAATTATGCAGATTAAATTGGGAACAGACAAGCTCCATTTTGGTTTTTTAAACTTGGGAATGCTTATCATTGCGGCATTAATTGTATGCCGATTCTACGACACTGATATCAACTTTGCCATTCGCGGAATCATCTTTGTGAGCATTGGTATTGGATTTTTCATTACAAATTACATCATGTACAAAAAACAACAAATAAAAAAATAA
- the yiaA gene encoding inner membrane protein YiaA — protein MEQQTFLNKEEKTKKPSINTQKEDENPFKPTPAFISAAWAALGVGMISYCIGLWNATMELNEKGYYFTILLFGLFSVVSVQKAVRDRMEGIPVTDIYYGISWFTTLAAILLLVVGLWNAELALSEKGFYGMSFTLSLFASVAVQKNTRDLQSIKNQQK, from the coding sequence ATGGAACAACAAACATTTTTAAACAAAGAAGAAAAAACAAAAAAACCGAGTATTAATACACAGAAGGAAGATGAAAATCCTTTTAAACCAACACCTGCTTTTATTTCTGCAGCTTGGGCAGCGTTGGGCGTGGGAATGATTTCCTATTGTATCGGATTGTGGAATGCTACGATGGAATTGAACGAAAAAGGGTATTACTTTACCATTTTATTGTTCGGATTATTCTCGGTGGTTTCGGTTCAAAAAGCGGTACGAGACCGAATGGAAGGAATTCCTGTAACTGATATTTATTACGGAATTAGCTGGTTTACCACATTGGCGGCTATTTTACTTTTGGTTGTAGGATTGTGGAATGCCGAATTGGCGTTGAGCGAAAAAGGCTTTTACGGAATGTCGTTTACCCTGAGTTTATTTGCGTCCGTAGCGGTTCAGAAAAATACGAGAGATCTTCAATCAATAAAAAATCAACAAAAATAA
- a CDS encoding lipopolysaccharide assembly protein LapB — MIAIDVIVSQFSTEEQQEFIKYLKYKNKRHDTKNVQLFELLRAKHSAKEIPQKLYGKDNKTAYHGLRKRLWSSIVDFMATQSLTHEVSDELEITKQILVARNLLVQKQYKTAFKLLHKAEKKARDILHFSLLNEIYHTQIQYAHKMTDAPPLATLIEKCTANQQDFLQEEKLNMAYAVIQEQLQKVMHKGEIVSLQQLIQETYERFQISYEIGLSYKSLYQLAQMINSVAAVTKTYFAVEPFLIENYKDISNRLKQLEKHVFYHIKVLYLIANIFFRKKEFGQSLGYLEAMRKEMERQKQRYYKDSLLAYQCLLALNYNYSGDSEKAIVLLEEVVNLKKYDVETMLDVHLSLIVCYFQQGAFKKAQKIYSKFYHTDKWYEEKAGIDWVMKKNLIELLLHIELGNISYVDSRFVSFQRKYYPFLKKSGEARVITFLKFVKQYYNAPETVTSEAFREVVVQSFPWKARVEEDIFVMSFYAWLKAKMNKTDLYQTTLDLVKMV, encoded by the coding sequence ATGATTGCAATTGATGTTATTGTTTCTCAATTTTCTACAGAAGAGCAACAGGAATTCATAAAATACCTGAAGTATAAAAACAAACGACACGACACAAAGAATGTGCAGTTGTTCGAGTTGCTCCGTGCGAAACATTCTGCAAAGGAAATTCCGCAAAAATTATATGGAAAAGATAATAAAACAGCCTATCACGGATTGCGGAAGCGTTTGTGGAGTTCGATTGTTGATTTTATGGCAACCCAAAGTTTGACGCATGAAGTTTCCGACGAATTGGAAATTACCAAGCAAATTTTAGTCGCACGAAACTTATTAGTCCAAAAACAATATAAAACCGCGTTTAAATTGTTGCACAAAGCTGAAAAGAAAGCACGCGATATTTTGCATTTTTCGTTGCTGAATGAAATTTACCACACGCAAATTCAATATGCACACAAAATGACAGATGCGCCACCGTTGGCTACGTTGATCGAAAAATGTACGGCAAATCAGCAAGATTTTTTGCAAGAAGAAAAATTAAATATGGCGTATGCGGTCATTCAAGAACAGTTGCAAAAAGTCATGCATAAAGGCGAAATTGTCTCGCTTCAACAACTCATTCAAGAAACCTACGAGCGTTTTCAAATTTCGTATGAAATCGGTTTGTCGTATAAATCGTTGTATCAATTGGCGCAAATGATCAATTCCGTCGCGGCAGTTACCAAAACATATTTCGCGGTGGAACCATTTCTCATTGAAAATTACAAAGACATTTCCAACCGATTGAAACAACTTGAAAAGCATGTATTTTATCACATCAAAGTCCTATATCTCATTGCCAATATTTTCTTTCGAAAGAAGGAATTCGGACAAAGTTTGGGCTATTTAGAAGCAATGCGAAAGGAAATGGAACGACAAAAACAGCGGTATTATAAAGATTCGTTGCTGGCGTATCAATGTCTGTTAGCGTTGAATTATAACTATTCTGGAGATTCAGAAAAAGCGATTGTTTTGTTAGAAGAAGTCGTCAATTTAAAAAAGTACGATGTAGAAACCATGTTGGATGTGCATTTGAGTTTAATCGTTTGTTATTTTCAACAAGGAGCATTTAAAAAAGCGCAAAAAATATACTCAAAATTTTACCACACTGACAAATGGTATGAGGAAAAAGCGGGCATTGATTGGGTGATGAAGAAAAACTTAATCGAATTGCTCTTACATATCGAATTGGGCAATATTTCCTATGTCGATTCGCGTTTTGTGAGTTTTCAGCGAAAGTATTATCCGTTTTTAAAAAAGTCGGGAGAAGCACGCGTGATCACTTTTTTAAAATTTGTAAAACAATATTACAACGCGCCAGAAACAGTGACTTCGGAAGCATTTCGTGAGGTTGTAGTGCAATCTTTTCCATGGAAAGCACGTGTGGAAGAAGATATTTTTGTGATGAGTTTTTACGCGTGGTTGAAAGCCAAAATGAACAAAACGGATTTGTATCAAACCACGCTTGATTTAGTGAAGATGGTCTGA